In one window of Bos mutus isolate GX-2022 chromosome 13, NWIPB_WYAK_1.1, whole genome shotgun sequence DNA:
- the SLC17A9 gene encoding voltage-gated purine nucleotide uniporter SLC17A9 isoform X1 — translation MQPPPDETRRDAAEDTQWSRPECQVWTGTLLLGTCLLYCARVSMPVCAASMSQDFGWNKKEAGVVLSSFFWGYCLTQVVGGHLGDRIGGEKVILLSASAWGFITVATPLLAHLGSAHLAFMTFSRILTGLLQGVYFPALTSLLSQKVRESERAFTYSTVGAGSQFGTLVTGAVGSLLLDWYGWPSVFYFSGGLTLLWVGYVYRCLLSERGPSSHLDGFHVDLPPPSDLILALGILAQGLPVSRHTKVPWRQLFRKPSVWAAIISQLSAACSFFILLSWLPTFFKETFPSSKGWVFNVVPWLVAIPASLLSGLLSDHLINQGYRTITVRKFMQVMGLGLSSVFALCLGHTSSFCNSVVFASASIGLQTFNHSGISVNIQDLAPSCAGFLFGVANTAGALAGVVGVCLGGYLIETTGSWTSVFNLVAAISSLGLCTFLVFGKAQRVDLSPAHEDL, via the exons ATGCAGCCGCCCCCAGACGAGACCCGCAGGGACGCGGCGGAGGACACCCAGTGGTCCAG gccTGAGTGCCAGGTATGGACAGGGACACTGCTGTTGGGCACGTGCCTGCTCTACTGCGCCCGCGTCAGCATGCCTGTCTGCGCCGCCTCCATGAGCCAGGACTTCGGCTGGAACAAGAAAGAGGCCGGCGTCGTGCTCAGCAGCTTCTTCTGGGGCTACTGCCTGACTCAGGTGGTGGGCGGCCACCTGGGGGACCG GATCGGTGGCGAGAAGGTCATCCTGCTCTCAGCTTCTGCCTGGGGCTTCATCACCGTGGCCACTCCACTGCTCGCGCACCTTGGCAGCGCCCACCTGGCCTTCATGACCTTCTCTCGCATCCTCACCGGCTTGCTCCAAG gGGTTTACTTCCCTGCACTGACCAGCCTGCTGTCCCAGAAGGTGCGGGAGAGTGAGCGAGCCTTCACCTACAGCACTGTGGGGGCCGGCTCCCAGTTCGG GACACTGGTGACCGGGGCTGTGGGCTCCCTGCTCCTGGACTGGTACGGCTGGCCGAGTGTCTTCTACTTTTCGGGTGGACTCACCCTGCTGTGGGTGGGTTACGTGTACAGGTGTCTCCTGAGTGAGAGAG GTCCATCCTCCCACCTGGATGGCTTTCACGTGGACCTGCCTCCCCCTTCAGATCTCATCCTGGCCCTGGGCATCCTGGCGCAAGGCCTGCCCGTGTCCAGACACACCAAGGTGCCCTGGAGACAGCTCTTCCGAAAGCCTTCTGTCTG GGCAGCCATCATCTCCCAGCTATCTGCGGCCTGCTCCTTCTTCATCCTCCTCTCCTGGCTGCCGACCTTCTTTAAGGAGACCTTCCCCAGCTCCAAG ggCTGGGTCTTCAACGTGGTGCCCTGGCTGGTGGCCATTCCCGCCAGTCTGCTCAGCGGGCTTCTCTCTGATCATCTCATCAATCAGG GTTACAGGACCATCACCGTTCGGAAGTTCATGCAG GTGATGGGCCTCGGCCTGTCCAGTGTTTTTGCCCTGTGTCTGGGCCACACGTCGAGCTTTTGTAACTCCGTGGTCTTCGCGTCAGCCTCCATTGGCCTCCAGACCTTCAACCACAG TGGCATTTCCGTTAATATCCAGGATCTGGCCCCTTCCTGTGCCGGCTTTCTGTTTG GCGTGGCCAACACAGCTGGGGCCTTGGCAG GTGTAGTGGGCGTGTGCCTGGGCGGCTACCTCATCGAGACCACGGGCTCCTGGACGTCTGTGTTCAACCTAGTGGCCGCCATCAGCAGCCTGGGGCTGTGCACCTTCCTTGTGTTTGGGAAGGCCCAGCGGGTCGACCTGAGCCCCGCCCATGAGGACCTCTAG
- the SLC17A9 gene encoding voltage-gated purine nucleotide uniporter SLC17A9 isoform X2, with translation MQPPPDETRRDAAEDTQWSRPECQVWTGTLLLGTCLLYCARVSMPVCAASMSQDFGWNKKEAGVVLSSFFWGYCLTQVVGGHLGDRIGGEKVILLSASAWGFITVATPLLAHLGSAHLAFMTFSRILTGLLQGVYFPALTSLLSQKVRESERAFTYSTVGAGSQFGTLVTGAVGSLLLDWYGWPSVFYFSGGLTLLWVGYVYRCLLSERGPSSHLDGFHVDLPPPSDLILALGILAQGLPVSRHTKVPWRQLFRKPSVWAAIISQLSAACSFFILLSWLPTFFKETFPSSKGWVFNVVPWLVAIPASLLSGLLSDHLINQGYRTITVRKFMQVMGLGLSSVFALCLGHTSSFCNSVVFASASIGLQTFNHSGISVNIQDLAPSCAGFLFGVVGVCLGGYLIETTGSWTSVFNLVAAISSLGLCTFLVFGKAQRVDLSPAHEDL, from the exons ATGCAGCCGCCCCCAGACGAGACCCGCAGGGACGCGGCGGAGGACACCCAGTGGTCCAG gccTGAGTGCCAGGTATGGACAGGGACACTGCTGTTGGGCACGTGCCTGCTCTACTGCGCCCGCGTCAGCATGCCTGTCTGCGCCGCCTCCATGAGCCAGGACTTCGGCTGGAACAAGAAAGAGGCCGGCGTCGTGCTCAGCAGCTTCTTCTGGGGCTACTGCCTGACTCAGGTGGTGGGCGGCCACCTGGGGGACCG GATCGGTGGCGAGAAGGTCATCCTGCTCTCAGCTTCTGCCTGGGGCTTCATCACCGTGGCCACTCCACTGCTCGCGCACCTTGGCAGCGCCCACCTGGCCTTCATGACCTTCTCTCGCATCCTCACCGGCTTGCTCCAAG gGGTTTACTTCCCTGCACTGACCAGCCTGCTGTCCCAGAAGGTGCGGGAGAGTGAGCGAGCCTTCACCTACAGCACTGTGGGGGCCGGCTCCCAGTTCGG GACACTGGTGACCGGGGCTGTGGGCTCCCTGCTCCTGGACTGGTACGGCTGGCCGAGTGTCTTCTACTTTTCGGGTGGACTCACCCTGCTGTGGGTGGGTTACGTGTACAGGTGTCTCCTGAGTGAGAGAG GTCCATCCTCCCACCTGGATGGCTTTCACGTGGACCTGCCTCCCCCTTCAGATCTCATCCTGGCCCTGGGCATCCTGGCGCAAGGCCTGCCCGTGTCCAGACACACCAAGGTGCCCTGGAGACAGCTCTTCCGAAAGCCTTCTGTCTG GGCAGCCATCATCTCCCAGCTATCTGCGGCCTGCTCCTTCTTCATCCTCCTCTCCTGGCTGCCGACCTTCTTTAAGGAGACCTTCCCCAGCTCCAAG ggCTGGGTCTTCAACGTGGTGCCCTGGCTGGTGGCCATTCCCGCCAGTCTGCTCAGCGGGCTTCTCTCTGATCATCTCATCAATCAGG GTTACAGGACCATCACCGTTCGGAAGTTCATGCAG GTGATGGGCCTCGGCCTGTCCAGTGTTTTTGCCCTGTGTCTGGGCCACACGTCGAGCTTTTGTAACTCCGTGGTCTTCGCGTCAGCCTCCATTGGCCTCCAGACCTTCAACCACAG TGGCATTTCCGTTAATATCCAGGATCTGGCCCCTTCCTGTGCCGGCTTTCTGTTTG GTGTAGTGGGCGTGTGCCTGGGCGGCTACCTCATCGAGACCACGGGCTCCTGGACGTCTGTGTTCAACCTAGTGGCCGCCATCAGCAGCCTGGGGCTGTGCACCTTCCTTGTGTTTGGGAAGGCCCAGCGGGTCGACCTGAGCCCCGCCCATGAGGACCTCTAG
- the SLC17A9 gene encoding voltage-gated purine nucleotide uniporter SLC17A9 isoform X3, whose protein sequence is MQPPPDETRRDAAEDTQWSRPECQVWTGTLLLGTCLLYCARVSMPVCAASMSQDFGWNKKEAGVVLSSFFWGYCLTQVVGGHLGDRIGGEKVILLSASAWGFITVATPLLAHLGSAHLAFMTFSRILTGLLQGVYFPALTSLLSQKVRESERAFTYSTVGAGSQFGTLVTGAVGSLLLDWYGWPSVFYFSGGLTLLWVGYVYRCLLSERDLILALGILAQGLPVSRHTKVPWRQLFRKPSVWAAIISQLSAACSFFILLSWLPTFFKETFPSSKGWVFNVVPWLVAIPASLLSGLLSDHLINQGYRTITVRKFMQVMGLGLSSVFALCLGHTSSFCNSVVFASASIGLQTFNHSGISVNIQDLAPSCAGFLFGVANTAGALAGVVGVCLGGYLIETTGSWTSVFNLVAAISSLGLCTFLVFGKAQRVDLSPAHEDL, encoded by the exons ATGCAGCCGCCCCCAGACGAGACCCGCAGGGACGCGGCGGAGGACACCCAGTGGTCCAG gccTGAGTGCCAGGTATGGACAGGGACACTGCTGTTGGGCACGTGCCTGCTCTACTGCGCCCGCGTCAGCATGCCTGTCTGCGCCGCCTCCATGAGCCAGGACTTCGGCTGGAACAAGAAAGAGGCCGGCGTCGTGCTCAGCAGCTTCTTCTGGGGCTACTGCCTGACTCAGGTGGTGGGCGGCCACCTGGGGGACCG GATCGGTGGCGAGAAGGTCATCCTGCTCTCAGCTTCTGCCTGGGGCTTCATCACCGTGGCCACTCCACTGCTCGCGCACCTTGGCAGCGCCCACCTGGCCTTCATGACCTTCTCTCGCATCCTCACCGGCTTGCTCCAAG gGGTTTACTTCCCTGCACTGACCAGCCTGCTGTCCCAGAAGGTGCGGGAGAGTGAGCGAGCCTTCACCTACAGCACTGTGGGGGCCGGCTCCCAGTTCGG GACACTGGTGACCGGGGCTGTGGGCTCCCTGCTCCTGGACTGGTACGGCTGGCCGAGTGTCTTCTACTTTTCGGGTGGACTCACCCTGCTGTGGGTGGGTTACGTGTACAGGTGTCTCCTGAGTGAGAGAG ATCTCATCCTGGCCCTGGGCATCCTGGCGCAAGGCCTGCCCGTGTCCAGACACACCAAGGTGCCCTGGAGACAGCTCTTCCGAAAGCCTTCTGTCTG GGCAGCCATCATCTCCCAGCTATCTGCGGCCTGCTCCTTCTTCATCCTCCTCTCCTGGCTGCCGACCTTCTTTAAGGAGACCTTCCCCAGCTCCAAG ggCTGGGTCTTCAACGTGGTGCCCTGGCTGGTGGCCATTCCCGCCAGTCTGCTCAGCGGGCTTCTCTCTGATCATCTCATCAATCAGG GTTACAGGACCATCACCGTTCGGAAGTTCATGCAG GTGATGGGCCTCGGCCTGTCCAGTGTTTTTGCCCTGTGTCTGGGCCACACGTCGAGCTTTTGTAACTCCGTGGTCTTCGCGTCAGCCTCCATTGGCCTCCAGACCTTCAACCACAG TGGCATTTCCGTTAATATCCAGGATCTGGCCCCTTCCTGTGCCGGCTTTCTGTTTG GCGTGGCCAACACAGCTGGGGCCTTGGCAG GTGTAGTGGGCGTGTGCCTGGGCGGCTACCTCATCGAGACCACGGGCTCCTGGACGTCTGTGTTCAACCTAGTGGCCGCCATCAGCAGCCTGGGGCTGTGCACCTTCCTTGTGTTTGGGAAGGCCCAGCGGGTCGACCTGAGCCCCGCCCATGAGGACCTCTAG